The following proteins come from a genomic window of Gossypium raimondii isolate GPD5lz chromosome 5, ASM2569854v1, whole genome shotgun sequence:
- the LOC105765839 gene encoding metal transporter Nramp5 isoform X1, with the protein MRNLQQQQQESEVAVPESWDVGRNNCITAINVQGTTPLSFPNLHHHHDIDHPNNHEKPGWKKFLSFVGPGFLVSLAYLDPGNLETDLQAGANHGYELLWVVLIGLVFALIIQSLAANLGVSTGKHLSELCKAEYPKLIKYCLWLLAEIAVIAADIPEVIGTAFALNILFNIPVWVGVLCTGLSTLLLLGLQRYGVRKLEMLIAVLVFVMAGCFFGEMNYVKPPASGVIKGMFVPKLAGQDATADAIALLGALVMPHNLFLHSALVLSRKVPNSVRGVNDACRYFLIESGFALLVALLINIAVVSVSGAVCSADNLSSDDHHRCNDLNLNSASFLLQNVLGKSSSTLYAIALLASGQSSTITGTYAGQFIMQGFLNLKMKKWVRNLMTRCIAITPSLIVSIIGGSQGAGRLIIIASMILSFELPFALIPLLKFSSSSTKMGPYKNSIIIIVISWILGIGIIGINVYYLTTAFVDWLIHNDMPKVGNVFIGIVVFPLMAIYVLAVIYLTFRKDTVVTYIEPEKNVDPAAQSRMESGLAKPDVSFQVDVAPYRQDLADIPFPE; encoded by the exons ATGAGAAATTTGCAGCAGCAACAGCAAGAGAGTGAAGTTGCAGTTCCTGAATCATGGGATGTAGGAAGAAATAACTGCATAACTGCTATCAATGTCCAAGGAACCACCCCACTCTCCTTCCCcaatcttcatcatcatcatgatATTGATCACCCAAATAATCACGAG AAACCTGGATGGAAAAAGTTTCTATCATTTGTAGGCCCTGGTTTCCTGGTCTCACTAGCTTACCTCGATCCTGGCAACC TGGAAACTGATCTTCAAGCTGGAGCTAACCATGGATATGAG cTGCTTTGGGTGGTGTTAATCGGCTTAGTCTTTGCTCTCATAATCCAATCTCTTGCTGCTAACCTTGGAGTCAGCACTG GCAAGCACTTATCAGAACTGTGTAAGGCTGAGTACCCAAAGTTGATCAAGTATTGCCTATGGTTACTTGCAGAAATTGCTGTCATTGCCGCTGATATACCtgaag TTATTGGGACAGCCTTTGCACTAAATATACTGTTTAACATCCCAGTGTGGGTTGGAGTTCTTTGCACTGGTTTAAGCACTCTCCTCCTCCTTGGCCTGCAAAGATATggg GTGAGGAAGCTGGAAATGCTGATAGCAGTGCTGGTGTTTGTAATGGCTGGTTGTTTCTTTGGGGAAATGAATTACGTAAAGCCCCCAGCTTCTGGTGTCATTAAGGGCATGTTTGTGCCTAAGCTTGCCGGCCAAGATGCCACTGCTGATGCCATTGCCCTCTTGGGTGCCCTCGTTATGCC GCACAATTTGTTTCTCCATTCAGCGCTGGTGCTCTCCAGAAAAGTACCCAACTCTGTTCGTGGCGTCAAC GATGCTTGTAGATATTTCCTGATAGAGAGCGGCTTTGCCTTGTTGGTGGCTCTTTTGATCAACATAGCTGTTGTCTCGGTTTCGGGCGCCGTTTGCTCCGCCGATAATCTCTCCAGCGATGACCACCAtcgttgcaacgatctcaaccTCAACTCTGCTTCTTTTCTACTTCAG AATGTGTTGGGAAAATCAAGCTCAACCCTTTATGCCATTGCACTTCTTGCCTCGGGGCAAAGCTCTACCATTACAGGCACTTATGCAGGACAATTTATCATGCAG GGTTTTTTGAATCTTAAAATGAAGAAATGGGTGAGAAATTTGATGACTAGGTGTATTGCCATTACACCTAGTCTTATTGTGTCCATCATCGGTGGATCTCAAGGGGCCGGTCGACTAATCATCATTGCATCC ATGATCCTTTCATTTGAGCTACCATTTGCTTTGATCCCACTACTTAAATTCAGTAGCAGCTCAACCAAGATGGGACCATATAAGAACTCCATAATC ATCATTGTGATTTCATGGATTTTAGGAATTGGAATCATAGGCATCAACGTCTATTACCTGACGACGGCCTTCGTAGATTGGTTGATTCACAATGATATGCCGAAAGTGGGGAATGTGTTCATAGGAATCGTAGTGTTTCCTCTAATGGCGATCTACGTTTTGGCAGTCATCTATCTAACCTTCCGAAAAGATACAGTCGTGACATATATCGAACCCGAAAAGAATGTCGACCCAGCAGCGCAAAGCCGGATGGAAAGTGGGCTTGCCAAACCCGACGTGTCCTTCCAAGTTGACGTTGCTCCTTACAGACAGGATTTGGCTGACATCCCGTTTCCGGAGTAG
- the LOC105765839 gene encoding metal transporter Nramp5 isoform X2 has protein sequence MRNLQQQQQESEVAVPESWDVGRNNCITAINVQGTTPLSFPNLHHHHDIDHPNNHEKPGWKKFLSFVGPGFLVSLAYLDPGNLETDLQAGANHGYELLWVVLIGLVFALIIQSLAANLGVSTGKHLSELCKAEYPKLIKYCLWLLAEIAVIAADIPEVIGTAFALNILFNIPVWVGVLCTGLSTLLLLGLQRYGVRKLEMLIAVLVFVMAGCFFGEMNYVKPPASGVIKGMFVPKLAGQDATADAIALLGALVMPHNLFLHSALVLSRKVPNSVRGVNDACRYFLIESGFALLVALLINIAVVSVSGAVCSADNLSSDDHHRCNDLNLNSASFLLQNVLGKSSSTLYAIALLASGQSSTITGTYAGQFIMQGFLNLKMKKWVRNLMTRCIAITPSLIVSIIGGSQGAGRLIIIASMILSFELPFALIPLLKFSSSSTKMGPYKNSIIELES, from the exons ATGAGAAATTTGCAGCAGCAACAGCAAGAGAGTGAAGTTGCAGTTCCTGAATCATGGGATGTAGGAAGAAATAACTGCATAACTGCTATCAATGTCCAAGGAACCACCCCACTCTCCTTCCCcaatcttcatcatcatcatgatATTGATCACCCAAATAATCACGAG AAACCTGGATGGAAAAAGTTTCTATCATTTGTAGGCCCTGGTTTCCTGGTCTCACTAGCTTACCTCGATCCTGGCAACC TGGAAACTGATCTTCAAGCTGGAGCTAACCATGGATATGAG cTGCTTTGGGTGGTGTTAATCGGCTTAGTCTTTGCTCTCATAATCCAATCTCTTGCTGCTAACCTTGGAGTCAGCACTG GCAAGCACTTATCAGAACTGTGTAAGGCTGAGTACCCAAAGTTGATCAAGTATTGCCTATGGTTACTTGCAGAAATTGCTGTCATTGCCGCTGATATACCtgaag TTATTGGGACAGCCTTTGCACTAAATATACTGTTTAACATCCCAGTGTGGGTTGGAGTTCTTTGCACTGGTTTAAGCACTCTCCTCCTCCTTGGCCTGCAAAGATATggg GTGAGGAAGCTGGAAATGCTGATAGCAGTGCTGGTGTTTGTAATGGCTGGTTGTTTCTTTGGGGAAATGAATTACGTAAAGCCCCCAGCTTCTGGTGTCATTAAGGGCATGTTTGTGCCTAAGCTTGCCGGCCAAGATGCCACTGCTGATGCCATTGCCCTCTTGGGTGCCCTCGTTATGCC GCACAATTTGTTTCTCCATTCAGCGCTGGTGCTCTCCAGAAAAGTACCCAACTCTGTTCGTGGCGTCAAC GATGCTTGTAGATATTTCCTGATAGAGAGCGGCTTTGCCTTGTTGGTGGCTCTTTTGATCAACATAGCTGTTGTCTCGGTTTCGGGCGCCGTTTGCTCCGCCGATAATCTCTCCAGCGATGACCACCAtcgttgcaacgatctcaaccTCAACTCTGCTTCTTTTCTACTTCAG AATGTGTTGGGAAAATCAAGCTCAACCCTTTATGCCATTGCACTTCTTGCCTCGGGGCAAAGCTCTACCATTACAGGCACTTATGCAGGACAATTTATCATGCAG GGTTTTTTGAATCTTAAAATGAAGAAATGGGTGAGAAATTTGATGACTAGGTGTATTGCCATTACACCTAGTCTTATTGTGTCCATCATCGGTGGATCTCAAGGGGCCGGTCGACTAATCATCATTGCATCC ATGATCCTTTCATTTGAGCTACCATTTGCTTTGATCCCACTACTTAAATTCAGTAGCAGCTCAACCAAGATGGGACCATATAAGAACTCCATAATC GAATTGGAATCATAG